The following proteins are co-located in the uncultured Draconibacterium sp. genome:
- a CDS encoding TM1266 family iron-only hydrogenase system putative regulator: MKRLGFVGIIVEDRGKCAGIVNDVLSNFSELILARTGLPNAKGSTSIITLVIDATTDELGVLTGKLGNIPGISVKSGLAKK, encoded by the coding sequence ATGAAACGACTGGGTTTTGTAGGAATAATAGTAGAAGACCGCGGAAAATGTGCGGGCATTGTAAATGACGTTTTGAGCAATTTTTCGGAGTTAATTCTGGCCCGAACCGGATTGCCAAATGCAAAAGGAAGTACCTCAATTATTACTCTGGTAATTGATGCTACAACAGACGAACTGGGTGTACTTACCGGAAAACTGGGAAACATTCCGGGAATTTCGGTTAAGTCAGGACTCGCAAAGAAGTAA